The following proteins come from a genomic window of Streptomyces sp. NBC_00539:
- a CDS encoding MerR family transcriptional regulator codes for MTADDSFGRLDDDDYPAYTMGRAAEMLGTTQGFLRAIGEARLITPLRSAGGHRRYSRYQLRIAARARELVDQGTPIEAACRIVILEDQLEEAQRINAEYRRAAESSGPSASA; via the coding sequence ATGACAGCAGACGACTCGTTCGGCCGTCTCGACGACGACGATTACCCCGCCTACACGATGGGCCGGGCCGCCGAGATGCTGGGCACCACCCAGGGCTTCCTGCGCGCCATCGGCGAAGCCCGCCTCATCACCCCGCTGCGCTCCGCCGGCGGACACCGCCGCTACTCCCGCTATCAGCTGCGCATCGCCGCCCGCGCCCGCGAACTCGTCGATCAGGGCACCCCCATCGAGGCCGCCTGCCGGATCGTCATCCTCGAAGACCAGCTCGAAGAGGCCCAGCGCATCAACGCCGAATACCGCCGCGCCGCCGAATCCTCCGGCCCGTCGGCCTCGGCCTGA